In one Lolium rigidum isolate FL_2022 chromosome 3, APGP_CSIRO_Lrig_0.1, whole genome shotgun sequence genomic region, the following are encoded:
- the LOC124699677 gene encoding uncharacterized protein LOC124699677 translates to MLKTLVLNDWCVAADLGVLVRLLQHTPVLENLTLQLQPREESVVETDESYNLAEQLLLLKHLKVVEIKCYKEDEVVHKIVSILSTFGVLPEQIDIEQNFFRAPESCSFEFSD, encoded by the exons ATGCTAAAGACATTGGTACTCAATGATTGGTGTGTAGCTGCTGACTTAGGTGTATTAGTTCGCCTTCTCCAGCACACACCAGTTCTGGAGAATCTtactctccaacttcaacctcgtgAG GAATCTGTAGTTGAAACAGATGAAAGCTATAACCTAGCAGAACAGCTGTTGTTACTGAAGCATCTAAAGGTAGTTGAAATCAAATGTTATAAGGAAGATGAGGTGGTTCACAAAATAGTATCAATCCTGAGTACCTTTGGAGTACTTCCTGAGCAAATTGACATTGAACAAAATTTCTTTCGGGCTCCAGAAA GCTGCAGTTTTGAGTTCTCAGATTAA
- the LOC124699676 gene encoding MEIOTIC F-BOX protein MOF-like isoform X2, whose translation MPKRRQKHGEEATGGSGEDLISALPDAILQVVLSLLPSDETVRTCVLSRRWRHLWKSTPALRIIQGSVRYRRALKQNNFVNYLLLFRDRLPLDECEISYRDRCGNDEYTEIFRFSGMWIDYALSLCQARVLKVCIHNVGMLLMRGNSAFVSKFLRRLELAGVILWQHAIDFSGCPNLEDLNLRSSRIYGPKMSSQSLRRLSITGCTLNVDAGSRMSISAPSLVSLQLADVVGRAPLLESMPSLVTAFIRLANSCFDTCTHGAYGDCDECSAHDNYGGSNDCVILKGLSGATSLELTSINPDMFVFRKDLKQCPTFSMLRTLLLNEWCVAADFCALVYFLQHTPVLEKLILQLRLDETQNSMTETYASCNPTVQFLVLKHLKVVEIRCHKEDEVVRQIVKILSTFGVSSDQIDVQVIQHTYFSPRFSFEQT comes from the exons ATGCCCAAGAGGCGGCAGAAGCATGGCGAGGAAGCCACCGGCGGGAGCGGCGAGGATCTTATCAGCGCCCTGCCCGACGCTATCCTGCAGGTCGTGCTGTCGCTGCTGCCCTCGGACGAGACGGTGCGGACGTGCGTGCTCTCCCGGCGCTGGCGCCACCTCTGGAAGTCCACACCCGCATTACGCATCATCCAGGGCAGCGTCAGGTACAGGCGTGCCCTGAAGCAGAACAACTTCGTGAACTACCTCCTGCTCTTCCGTGACCGCCTGCCCTTAGATGAGTGTGAGATCAGTTACCGTGACCGATGTGGCAACGACGAATACACTGAGATATTCCGGTTCTCTGGTATGTGGATCGACTACGCCTTGTCACTGTGTCAAGCTCGGGTGCTCAAAGTCTGCATCCACAATGTGGGCATGCTCCTGATGCGTGGCAACTCGGCGTTCGTCTCAAAGTTCCTCAGGAGGCTGGAGCTTGCTGGTGTGATTTTGTGGCAACATGCTATAGACTTCTCAGGCTGCCCCAACCTGGAGGATCTGAATCTGCGCTCTTCCAGAATCTATGGCCCCAAGATGTCATCACAATCATTAAGACGTCTAAGCATCACCGGATGCACTTTAAATGTGGATGCCGGCTCCCGCATGAGTATTTCTGCCCCATCTCTCGTATCCTTGCAACTAGCTGATGTTGTTGGAAGGGCTCCTTTGCTTGAGAGCATGCCATCATTGGTAACAGCATTTATCAGGCTTGCTAACAGTTGTTTTGATACCTGTACACATGGAGCTTATGGGGATTGTGATGAATGTTCAGCCCATGATAATTATGGTGGCAGCAATGACTGTGTCATTCTCAAAGGCTTGTCAGGTGCCACCAGTTTAGAGTTGACGAGTATCAATCCTGATATG TTCGTTTTCAGAAAGGATCTGAAGCAGTGCCCTACATTTAGCATGCTAAGGACATTATTACTGAATGAGTGGTGTGTGGCGGCTGACTTCTGTGCACTAGTTTACTTTCTCCAGCACACGCCAGTTCTAGAGAAACTTATTCTTCAACTTCGACTTGATGAG ACACAGAATTCCATGACAGAAACATATGCAAGCTGTAACCCAACAGTACAGTTCTTGGTATTGAAGCATCTCAAGGTAGTTGAAATCAGATGTCATAAGGAAGATGAGGTGGTTCGCCAGATTGTGAAAATCTTGAGTACCTTTGGAGTATCTTCTGATCAAATTGATGTCCAAGTTATCCAACATACCTACTTTTCTCCAA GATTCAGTTTCGAGCAGACATAG
- the LOC124696678 gene encoding F-box/LRR-repeat protein At3g26922-like: MPKRRKRSKKSVVDATGKDRISALPDAILQVVLSFLPSDETVQTCALSRRWRHLWKSTPALRILYTDLRYWSVKEMNVFVNYLLLLRDRAPLDECEISYRGQFSDEEHADIVRFSGMWIHYALSLCRAKVLKINVGIPLTPGNSALVSRFLRRLELCGVSLCEHAIDFSGCPKLEDLNLRYCAINGHKISAQSVRRLSIIQCAINLDSDTRIRISAPCLVFLQLDGVRGGVSLLESMTSLVTAYIRLGGSYLDSCSHVDYRDCDDCLAYDDDGGGGDGNGCVLLQGLSGATSLELITTDRDVFIFRKDLKRCPTFSMLKTLLLNEWCVAADFGALACFLQHTPVLEKLVLQLRLDVLQIWKFVTKIYESYNPTVQFLVLKHLKVVEIRCEKEDEQVRQIVKILSTFGVSSDQIDVQVIQHTYFSEFSPRFSFEQT, from the exons ATGCCAAAGAGGCGCAAGCGCAGCAAGAAATCGGTCGTCGATGCCACCGGAAAGGACCGCATCAGCGCACTGCCTGACGCTATCCTCCAGGTCGTGCTGTCCTTTCTGCCCTCGGACGAGACGGTGCAGACGTGCGCGCTCTCCCGGCGCTGGCGCCACCTCTGGAAGTCCACGCCCGCCCTGCGCATCCTCTATACTGATCTGAGGTACTGGAGTGTCAAGGAGATGAACGTCTTCGTGAACTACCTCCTGCTCCTCCGTGACCGCGCGCCATTAGACGAGTGTGAGATCAGTTACCGTGGTCAATTCAGCGACGAGGAACACGCTGACATAGTTCGGTTCTCTGGTATGTGGATCCACTACGCCCTGTCGTTATGCCGAGCTAAGGTGCTCAAAATCAACGTCGGCATCCCGCTGACGCCTGGCAACTCGGCTCTCGTCTCACGGTTCCTCAGGAGGCTGGAGCTTTGTGGAGTGAGCTTGTGTGAACATGCTATAGACTTCTCAGGCTGTCCCAAACTGGAGGATCTGAATCTGCGCTATTGCGCAATCAATGGCCACAAGATTTCAGCCCAATCAGTGAGACGTCTAAGCATCATTCAATGTGCTATCAATCTGGATTCTGATACCCGCATACGTATTTCTGCCCCATGTCTCGTATTCTTGCAACTAGATGGTGTTAGAGGAGGTGTTTCTTTGCTTGAGAGCATGACATCATTGGTAACAGCATACATCAGGCTTGGTGGAAGTTACTTGGATTCCTGTTCACATGTAGATTACAGGGATTGTGATGATTGTTTAGCctatgatgatgatggtggtggtggtgacggcAATGGCTGTGTGCTCCTTCAAGGCCTGTCAGGCGCCACCAGCTTAGAGTTGATTACTACCGATCGTGATGTG TTCATTTTCAGAAAGGATTTGAAACGGTGTCCTACATTTAGCATGTTAAAGACATTATTGCTCAATGAGTGGTGTGTGGCGGCTGATTTTGGTGCACTAGCTTGCTTTCTCCAGCACACGCCAGTTCTAGAGAAACTTGTTCTTCAACTTCGACTTGATGTG TTACAGATATGGAAGTTTGTGACAAAAATATATGAAAGCTATAACCCAACGGTACAATTCTTGGTGTTGAAGCATCTCAAGGTAGTTGAAATCAGATGTGAGAAGGAAGATGAGCAGGTTCGCCAGATTGTTAAGATCTTGAGTACCTTTGGAGTATCTTCTGATCAAATTGATGTCCAAGTTATCCAACATACCTACTTTTCCGAGTTTTCTCCAA GATTCAGTTTCGAGCAAACATAG
- the LOC124701068 gene encoding uncharacterized protein LOC124701068 — protein sequence MRPEAAGPRRMASMEREPKALSLDELKYAREAALYVLSTHSSEDAVRIFTEGLKPVLGVRKTSMAADSEDEDDDGYQDDDLFNPDAFPDDDSFCHRYGRTHDEERDVATAPF from the exons ATGAGGCCTGAAGCTGCAGGACCACGGAGGATGGCGTCCATGGAGCGGGAGCCCAAGGCGCTCTCCCTCGACGAGCTCAAGTACGCAAGG GAGGCAGCGCTGTACGTCCTCAGTACGCACTCCTCGGAGGACGCCGTCCGGATCTTCACCGAGGGTCTCAAGCCAGTGCTCGGCGTCAGGAAGACCTCCATGGCCGCCGACtccgaggatgaagacgacgatggcTACCAAGACGACGACTTGTTCAACCCGGACGCGTTTCCTGACGATGACAGCTTCTGCCACCGATATGGACGCACCCACGACGAGGAGCGAGACGTTGCTACCGCGCCTTTCTAG
- the LOC124699676 gene encoding F-box/FBD/LRR-repeat protein At5g22660-like isoform X1, which translates to MPKRRQKHGEEATGGSGEDLISALPDAILQVVLSLLPSDETVRTCVLSRRWRHLWKSTPALRIIQGSVRYRRALKQNNFVNYLLLFRDRLPLDECEISYRDRCGNDEYTEIFRFSGMWIDYALSLCQARVLKVCIHNVGMLLMRGNSAFVSKFLRRLELAGVILWQHAIDFSGCPNLEDLNLRSSRIYGPKMSSQSLRRLSITGCTLNVDAGSRMSISAPSLVSLQLADVVGRAPLLESMPSLVTAFIRLANSCFDTCTHGAYGDCDECSAHDNYGGSNDCVILKGLSGATSLELTSINPDMFVFRKDLKQCPTFSMLRTLLLNEWCVAADFCALVYFLQHTPVLEKLILQLRLDELQTQNSMTETYASCNPTVQFLVLKHLKVVEIRCHKEDEVVRQIVKILSTFGVSSDQIDVQVIQHTYFSPRFSFEQT; encoded by the exons ATGCCCAAGAGGCGGCAGAAGCATGGCGAGGAAGCCACCGGCGGGAGCGGCGAGGATCTTATCAGCGCCCTGCCCGACGCTATCCTGCAGGTCGTGCTGTCGCTGCTGCCCTCGGACGAGACGGTGCGGACGTGCGTGCTCTCCCGGCGCTGGCGCCACCTCTGGAAGTCCACACCCGCATTACGCATCATCCAGGGCAGCGTCAGGTACAGGCGTGCCCTGAAGCAGAACAACTTCGTGAACTACCTCCTGCTCTTCCGTGACCGCCTGCCCTTAGATGAGTGTGAGATCAGTTACCGTGACCGATGTGGCAACGACGAATACACTGAGATATTCCGGTTCTCTGGTATGTGGATCGACTACGCCTTGTCACTGTGTCAAGCTCGGGTGCTCAAAGTCTGCATCCACAATGTGGGCATGCTCCTGATGCGTGGCAACTCGGCGTTCGTCTCAAAGTTCCTCAGGAGGCTGGAGCTTGCTGGTGTGATTTTGTGGCAACATGCTATAGACTTCTCAGGCTGCCCCAACCTGGAGGATCTGAATCTGCGCTCTTCCAGAATCTATGGCCCCAAGATGTCATCACAATCATTAAGACGTCTAAGCATCACCGGATGCACTTTAAATGTGGATGCCGGCTCCCGCATGAGTATTTCTGCCCCATCTCTCGTATCCTTGCAACTAGCTGATGTTGTTGGAAGGGCTCCTTTGCTTGAGAGCATGCCATCATTGGTAACAGCATTTATCAGGCTTGCTAACAGTTGTTTTGATACCTGTACACATGGAGCTTATGGGGATTGTGATGAATGTTCAGCCCATGATAATTATGGTGGCAGCAATGACTGTGTCATTCTCAAAGGCTTGTCAGGTGCCACCAGTTTAGAGTTGACGAGTATCAATCCTGATATG TTCGTTTTCAGAAAGGATCTGAAGCAGTGCCCTACATTTAGCATGCTAAGGACATTATTACTGAATGAGTGGTGTGTGGCGGCTGACTTCTGTGCACTAGTTTACTTTCTCCAGCACACGCCAGTTCTAGAGAAACTTATTCTTCAACTTCGACTTGATGAG TTACAGACACAGAATTCCATGACAGAAACATATGCAAGCTGTAACCCAACAGTACAGTTCTTGGTATTGAAGCATCTCAAGGTAGTTGAAATCAGATGTCATAAGGAAGATGAGGTGGTTCGCCAGATTGTGAAAATCTTGAGTACCTTTGGAGTATCTTCTGATCAAATTGATGTCCAAGTTATCCAACATACCTACTTTTCTCCAA GATTCAGTTTCGAGCAGACATAG